In Nostoc piscinale CENA21, the genomic stretch ACAGACAAAGGCTCGTTTTGGGGCTGTTTCAACAGTTCCCGTAAGCGTTGACCCCTTGCCAATTGGTCTTGGGTAGCTTTATCTAAGTCAGAAGCAAATTGCGCGAAAGCTTGGAGGTCGTCAAACTGTGCTAGTTCGAGTTTAATCTTACCAGCAACTTTTTTCATCGCTTTGGTTTGCGCCGCAGAACCTACACGAGATACGGAGATACCGGGGTTTACCGCCGGACGCACACCAGCGTTGAACAAGTCAGAAGACAAGAATATCTGACCGTCGGTGATGGAAATTACGTTTGTAGGAATGTAGGCGGATACGTCACCTGCTTGGGTTTCGATGATAGGTAGCGCGGTCATGCTACCAGCACCCAACTCATCGCTGAGTTTAGCTGCACGTTCCAACAAGCGAGAGTGAATGTAGAATACGTCTCCGGGGTAAGCTTCCCGTCCGGGTGGACGACGGAGCAGCAAGGACATTTGGCGATAAGCTTGTGCTTGCTTGGACAAGTCGTCGTAAATTACCAAGGTAGCTTTGCCTTTGTACATGAAGTACTCAGCAATGGTAGCACCGGTGTAAGGAGCCAAAAATTGTAAGGTAGCAGGGTCACTGGCGTTAGCTGCAACTACTACGGTGTAGTCGAGTGCGCCTTTTTCTTGTAAGGTTTGAACTACGTTAGCAACGGTGGAAGCTTTTTGACCAACAGCGACGTAAACGCAAACTACATCTTCACCTTTTTGGTTAATGATGGTGTCAATTGCGATCGCAGTTTTACCTGTTTGACGGTCGCCGATAATCAACTCGCGCTGACCCCGACCAATGGGAATCATCGAGTCAATCGCGGTAATCCCGGTTTGCATAGGTTCGTGTACAGAACGACGAGCAATGATACCGGGTGCAGGTGATTCAATCAAGCGGCTTTCGCTGGATTTGATGTCGCCTTTGCCGTCGATGGGACGACCTAAAGCATCAACAACACGTCCAATTAAGGCTTCACCGACACCGATTTGGGCGATTCTGCCAGTTGCTCTAACAGAACTACCTTCTTGGATATTATTACCTGTACCCATAAGTACCGCACCCACATTATCTTCTTCCAAGTTTTGGGCGATACCAACGGTGCCATCTTCAAATTCCAAAAGTTCCCCAGCCATAGCCTTTTCCAGACCATAAATCCGGGCAATACCGTCACCTACTTGTAGAACGGTACCAACGTTAGCAACTTTGACTTCTTGGTCGTATTGCTCGATCTGCTGTTGAATAATGCTGCTAATTTCGTCAGGTCTAATTGATATGCTCATGGTGTATGTTTTTCTTTTGCAACACGGAAGAAATAGTAATCAATATCGAAATGTTGAGTTGGAAGTGGTGAGTGCTGAGGAGCCACTGTGTTGCGGAGGTTTCCTCCGTTGAAGCAAGTGGCGTTGCTGATTGCTGAGTAATTCTCTTACTCCTGCCTTCTGCCTCCTGCCTCCTGCCTTCTTCCTAGCCGTTCGTCAAACGCAAAGACAAGCGACGTAGTTGACCACGTAAACTAGCGTCGATTACCTGTGAGCCGACTTTGATGATCACACCACCAATCAGTTCGCTGTCTACTCTAGTTTCAAGTTCTACTTGACGCGCATTGGTGATAGCAATGACTTTCTGTTTAATGGCTTCCTCTTGCTCTGATGAGAGAGCAACAGCAGAAGTAACTTCTGCTAACACAGTTTGATTCAGCTGCCGTAGCAATGCCAAGTACTGTTTTAAAATCTGGTCTAAGAAGAAGATGCGTCGTTTGTCTACTAAAAGTAGCAAAAAGTTGCGTAAATAAGGATTACCACCTGCACCCACGACTTGGCTGATTACCGCTTTTTTGGTGTCAGGCACAATGAAGGGGTTATCAATAAAGTTCCGCAGTTGTTGAGAATTTTGCAACAAGTCTAGTAAGGCACGCGCATCGTTACCGAACTCTTCTGTCAGATTTTGAGACTGTGCTACTGACATCAGTGCCTGTGCATAAGGCTGGGCGATTTCGGCTGTTTCTACATTACTTTTCATTACCGTCCTCCCACCTGAGCGATGCTACGGTCAATTAGTGCCTGTTGAACATCGTCACTCACACCAGAGCGCAGCTGTGATTCAACTTGCTGTAGTGCCAAAGCGGCTACTCGCTGCCGCAATTCGGTTAGCGCCCGCTCTCTTTCGGTGTTCAAGTCTGCTGCTGCTGTTTGTTTCAAGCGTTCTACGTCTTGTGCTGCTTTATCTAACAGAGCTTGCTTGGTTGCCTGGGCGCTTTCTGTGGCTGCTTGGCGAATGCGCTGTGCCTCAGCTTGAGCCTGGGTCAACTGTTCTTGTGCTTGTGAAAGAGAAGCTTGTGCTTCTTTTAAGCGTTGTTCGGCTTCCTGAATGGCAGTTGCGATATTGGAGCTGCGCTCGTTCAGGATATTGCTTAAAACTTTGCGTCCAAAGTAGAATAGTATGCCAATCAGAATCACTAGGTTTATGAGATTGGTTTCTAAAATGTCTAGGTTTAGACCGAAACCACCTTCTGCTGCGCCTTCTGCCAATTCAGAGTGAACAGCTTGAGCTTCTGTGGCAAGTAAGAAGAAAATGCCCATGATAGCCATTTACAG encodes the following:
- the atpA gene encoding F0F1 ATP synthase subunit alpha, with amino-acid sequence MSISIRPDEISSIIQQQIEQYDQEVKVANVGTVLQVGDGIARIYGLEKAMAGELLEFEDGTVGIAQNLEEDNVGAVLMGTGNNIQEGSSVRATGRIAQIGVGEALIGRVVDALGRPIDGKGDIKSSESRLIESPAPGIIARRSVHEPMQTGITAIDSMIPIGRGQRELIIGDRQTGKTAIAIDTIINQKGEDVVCVYVAVGQKASTVANVVQTLQEKGALDYTVVVAANASDPATLQFLAPYTGATIAEYFMYKGKATLVIYDDLSKQAQAYRQMSLLLRRPPGREAYPGDVFYIHSRLLERAAKLSDELGAGSMTALPIIETQAGDVSAYIPTNVISITDGQIFLSSDLFNAGVRPAVNPGISVSRVGSAAQTKAMKKVAGKIKLELAQFDDLQAFAQFASDLDKATQDQLARGQRLRELLKQPQNEPLSVAEQVAILYAGINGYLDDIPVDKVTTFTKGFREYLKTGKSPYYGAVQSKKVLADDEEAALKAALDDYKKDLQSISVISH
- the atpH gene encoding ATP synthase F1 subunit delta translates to MKSNVETAEIAQPYAQALMSVAQSQNLTEEFGNDARALLDLLQNSQQLRNFIDNPFIVPDTKKAVISQVVGAGGNPYLRNFLLLLVDKRRIFFLDQILKQYLALLRQLNQTVLAEVTSAVALSSEQEEAIKQKVIAITNARQVELETRVDSELIGGVIIKVGSQVIDASLRGQLRRLSLRLTNG
- a CDS encoding F0F1 ATP synthase subunit B; this encodes MAIMGIFFLLATEAQAVHSELAEGAAEGGFGLNLDILETNLINLVILIGILFYFGRKVLSNILNERSSNIATAIQEAEQRLKEAQASLSQAQEQLTQAQAEAQRIRQAATESAQATKQALLDKAAQDVERLKQTAAADLNTERERALTELRQRVAALALQQVESQLRSGVSDDVQQALIDRSIAQVGGR